In Mycolicibacterium phocaicum, one DNA window encodes the following:
- a CDS encoding serine/threonine-protein kinase, translating into MPYPGVLADRYQLRGTLGHGGMAEVRDAWDAQLQRPVAVKLLHAPLSAQPDFRRRFEVEARAAAGLNHPHVVAVHDYGEQDGTPYIVMERLPGRTLADAIAAGPLPLPQVRSVLDDVLSALAMAHAAGILHRDIKPGNILLADSGAAKIADFGIAKSAESGHTIAGQVMGTMGYLSADRLSGHPATVADDLYAVGVVGYEALTGRRPFPQDNLVALARAVSEGHPVPLHVLRPDVDPALATVVERAMVRDARARFGSAEEMRAALHGVAPAGRPPTLVLGQPLPDPTTSLLPVAAPRRRSRILLWALAALVAAVTVIAVIVDAASRPSTPAPVGTSTPESTPTSTSAPVSTPPPPSPVDDAPPPNGHGNGKGKGHNKH; encoded by the coding sequence ATGCCTTATCCCGGGGTTCTCGCCGACCGCTACCAATTGCGGGGGACGCTGGGCCACGGCGGGATGGCGGAGGTCCGCGACGCCTGGGATGCCCAATTGCAGCGTCCGGTGGCCGTCAAACTGCTTCATGCGCCGCTGAGTGCACAGCCAGACTTTCGGCGCCGCTTCGAGGTCGAGGCCCGTGCCGCGGCCGGCCTGAACCATCCGCACGTTGTCGCCGTCCACGACTACGGCGAGCAGGACGGCACGCCGTACATCGTCATGGAGCGGCTGCCGGGACGCACCCTGGCGGACGCGATCGCCGCGGGTCCGCTCCCGCTACCGCAGGTCCGGTCGGTGCTCGACGACGTGCTCTCGGCACTGGCGATGGCCCACGCGGCAGGCATCCTGCACCGCGACATCAAGCCGGGCAACATTCTGCTGGCCGATTCGGGAGCGGCGAAGATCGCCGACTTCGGCATCGCCAAGAGCGCCGAATCCGGCCACACCATCGCCGGCCAGGTCATGGGGACGATGGGTTATCTCAGCGCCGATCGCCTGTCGGGGCATCCGGCGACCGTCGCCGATGATCTGTACGCCGTCGGTGTCGTCGGCTACGAGGCGCTCACCGGCCGGCGGCCTTTTCCACAGGACAATCTGGTGGCGCTCGCCCGCGCTGTCTCCGAGGGACATCCGGTACCGCTGCACGTATTGCGGCCCGACGTCGACCCGGCGCTGGCTACCGTCGTCGAACGCGCGATGGTGCGTGACGCGCGGGCGCGCTTCGGCAGTGCCGAGGAGATGCGCGCCGCCCTGCACGGGGTTGCCCCCGCCGGTCGTCCCCCGACGTTGGTGCTCGGGCAGCCGCTACCGGACCCGACGACGTCGCTACTGCCGGTCGCCGCGCCGCGGCGCCGGTCGCGGATTCTGTTGTGGGCCTTGGCGGCTCTGGTGGCTGCCGTGACGGTCATCGCCGTGATCGTCGACGCCGCGTCACGGCCGTCGACACCGGCCCCGGTCGGGACGAGCACGCCTGAGTCGACCCCGACGTCCACGTCGGCCCCGGTTTCAACACCGCCGCCGCCGTCTCCGGTCGACGATGCACCGCCGCCCAACGGTCATGGCAACGGAAAAGGCAAGGGCCACAACAAGCATTGA
- a CDS encoding group I truncated hemoglobin — protein MTSIYEQIGGAEALEQVVADFYERVLADPELAGFFAGANMSRLKGRQVEFFAAALGGPQPYTGASMRDIHRGRGISRQHFNLVAAYLSESLAAAGVPARTVQRIMAAIAPLAGDIVTAKSA, from the coding sequence ATGACGAGCATCTATGAGCAGATCGGAGGAGCCGAAGCGCTCGAGCAGGTGGTGGCGGACTTCTACGAGCGTGTGCTGGCCGACCCCGAACTCGCCGGCTTCTTCGCCGGCGCCAACATGTCACGGCTCAAAGGCCGGCAGGTGGAATTCTTCGCCGCGGCCCTGGGTGGTCCGCAGCCCTACACCGGTGCTTCCATGCGGGACATCCACCGCGGCCGCGGTATTTCCCGGCAGCACTTCAATCTCGTGGCCGCGTATCTGAGTGAAAGCCTGGCCGCTGCGGGTGTTCCGGCGCGGACCGTGCAGCGCATCATGGCCGCCATCGCGCCGCTGGCCGGCGACATCGTCACCGCCAAGAGCGCCTGA
- a CDS encoding oxygenase MpaB family protein, translating into MPVTQNTSDTCPVTSESAPVAAGCPASPGGYDAVPLGPDSLTWKYFGQWTGLFQGTWAGSMQNMHPQLGAAVEEHSIFFMERIPRLLRSIYPIGGVVFDGDRAPKTGAEVRDYHIGIKGVDKQGRRYSALNPDVFYWAHATFFKSTLLAAEKFGGGISEADKRQLFDEHVTWYRMYGMSMRPVPKSWEDFQVYWDHMCRNVLENNYAAREVMDLSTMPKHPSLQWIPDLLWAQNLKVMQRFLTFMTVALYDPPVRELMGYSWSARQQWVHDRLCQVITLVSKYGPKRRLMHPRKRSAMDRASGRLPMDSPLVETPARNLPPLEYRGQPQFYCPIVD; encoded by the coding sequence ATGCCGGTGACCCAAAATACTTCCGACACATGCCCCGTGACCAGCGAATCTGCCCCCGTGGCGGCCGGCTGCCCGGCTTCGCCCGGTGGCTATGACGCGGTGCCGCTGGGCCCTGACTCGCTGACGTGGAAGTACTTCGGCCAGTGGACCGGGCTGTTCCAGGGCACGTGGGCCGGCTCCATGCAGAACATGCATCCGCAGCTCGGCGCGGCGGTGGAGGAGCATTCGATCTTCTTCATGGAGCGGATTCCGCGGCTCCTGCGGTCGATCTATCCGATCGGCGGCGTCGTCTTCGACGGTGACCGCGCGCCCAAGACCGGCGCCGAGGTGCGTGACTATCACATCGGGATCAAGGGCGTCGACAAGCAGGGACGCCGTTACAGCGCGCTGAACCCCGACGTCTTCTACTGGGCCCACGCGACGTTCTTCAAATCCACCCTGCTGGCCGCCGAGAAATTCGGCGGCGGCATCTCCGAAGCGGACAAGCGACAACTGTTCGACGAGCACGTCACCTGGTACCGGATGTACGGGATGAGCATGCGGCCGGTGCCGAAGAGCTGGGAGGACTTCCAGGTCTACTGGGATCACATGTGCCGCAACGTGTTGGAGAACAACTATGCGGCGCGCGAGGTCATGGATTTGTCCACCATGCCCAAACATCCCTCGCTGCAATGGATTCCGGACTTGTTGTGGGCTCAGAACCTCAAGGTGATGCAGCGCTTCCTGACTTTCATGACGGTGGCCCTCTACGACCCGCCGGTGCGGGAGCTGATGGGTTACTCGTGGTCCGCGCGGCAGCAGTGGGTGCACGACCGGCTGTGCCAGGTCATCACCTTGGTCTCGAAATACGGACCGAAGCGCAGGCTGATGCATCCGCGCAAGCGGTCGGCGATGGACCGCGCCTCCGGCCGACTGCCCATGGACTCGCCGCTGGTGGAGACGCCCGCGCGTAACCTGCCGCCGCTCGAATATCGGGGTCAGCCGCAGTTCTACTGCCCAATTGTGGACTGA
- a CDS encoding TetR/AcrR family transcriptional regulator, which translates to MPSGQRQGRWSTVPLADRPTRRREALIEAGIAALGHSDGPAATVRTVCRTAGLTERYFYESFTDREDFVRAVYDEVCTTAMAALTTSQSPRDAVERFVTMMVDDPTRGRVLLIAPAQEPVLTRSGADWMPSFIELLQHKMFPDGDPARRALEATSLIGALTALFTGYLGGKLPVTREQFVDYCVDMLMSRVPSHR; encoded by the coding sequence GTGCCTTCCGGTCAACGACAGGGCCGCTGGTCCACCGTCCCACTGGCGGACCGCCCGACGCGGCGTCGCGAGGCGCTCATCGAAGCCGGCATCGCCGCCCTCGGCCATTCCGACGGCCCCGCGGCGACGGTGCGGACGGTGTGCCGCACCGCCGGTCTGACCGAGCGCTACTTCTACGAAAGCTTCACCGACCGCGAGGATTTCGTCCGCGCCGTGTACGACGAGGTGTGCACGACCGCCATGGCGGCACTGACCACATCACAAAGCCCCCGCGACGCCGTCGAACGGTTCGTCACGATGATGGTCGACGACCCCACTCGCGGCCGCGTCCTGCTCATCGCCCCCGCGCAGGAACCGGTACTCACCCGCTCGGGCGCGGACTGGATGCCGAGCTTCATCGAACTGCTGCAGCACAAGATGTTCCCCGACGGCGATCCCGCGCGGCGGGCACTCGAGGCCACCAGCCTGATCGGCGCCCTCACCGCACTGTTCACCGGATACCTGGGCGGGAAGCTGCCCGTCACCCGCGAGCAGTTCGTCGATTACTGCGTCGACATGCTGATGAGCCGGGTGCCGTCGCACCGGTAA
- a CDS encoding acyl-ACP desaturase yields MTADYTDLQLLHELEPVVETLVDRHMSMRKDWNPHDYIPWKEGKNYYALGGQDWDPDQAKLSEVAQTAMVQNLLTEDNLPSYHREIAMNMGMDGAWGYWVNRWTAEENRHGIALRDYLVVTRNCDPVELEELRVEQVTRGFSPGQNMQGDLFAESLFDSVMYVSFQELATRVSHRNTGKACNDPVADQLLQRISGDENLHMIFYRDVSAAGLDINPNQAMASLHRIVENFKMPGYTVPDFRRKAVIIAVGGVYDPRIHLDDVLMPVLKKWRIFEREDFTGEGARLRDDLGRIINELEDTCAKFEVAKERRLERERKVAEKKAMKNLLVSTSAS; encoded by the coding sequence ATGACAGCCGACTACACCGACCTGCAGCTCCTGCACGAGCTGGAGCCGGTCGTCGAGACGCTCGTCGACCGCCACATGAGCATGCGGAAAGACTGGAACCCGCACGACTACATCCCCTGGAAAGAGGGCAAGAACTACTACGCCCTCGGCGGCCAGGACTGGGATCCGGATCAGGCCAAGCTCTCCGAGGTCGCCCAGACCGCCATGGTCCAGAACCTGCTGACCGAGGACAACCTGCCGTCCTACCACCGCGAGATCGCGATGAACATGGGCATGGACGGCGCGTGGGGCTACTGGGTGAACCGCTGGACCGCCGAGGAGAACCGCCACGGCATCGCCCTGCGCGACTACCTCGTCGTCACCCGCAACTGCGACCCGGTCGAGCTCGAGGAACTGCGCGTCGAGCAGGTCACCCGCGGCTTCTCGCCCGGCCAGAACATGCAGGGCGACCTGTTCGCCGAGAGCCTGTTCGACTCGGTCATGTACGTCTCGTTCCAGGAGCTGGCCACCCGCGTCTCGCACCGCAACACCGGCAAGGCCTGCAATGACCCCGTCGCCGACCAGCTGCTGCAGCGCATCTCGGGTGACGAGAACCTGCACATGATCTTCTACCGCGACGTCTCGGCCGCCGGCCTGGACATCAACCCGAACCAGGCGATGGCCTCGCTGCACCGCATCGTCGAGAACTTCAAGATGCCCGGGTACACCGTGCCCGACTTCCGCCGCAAGGCCGTCATCATCGCCGTCGGCGGCGTCTACGACCCGCGCATCCACCTCGACGACGTCCTCATGCCGGTGCTCAAGAAGTGGCGCATCTTCGAGCGTGAAGACTTCACCGGTGAAGGCGCACGACTGCGCGACGACCTGGGCCGGATCATCAACGAGCTCGAGGACACCTGCGCGAAGTTCGAGGTGGCCAAGGAACGTCGCCTGGAGCGCGAGCGCAAGGTCGCCGAGAAGAAGGCGATGAAGAACCTACTGGTGTCGACATCAGCGTCGTAA
- the dusB gene encoding tRNA dihydrouridine synthase DusB codes for MSVVSPERDATQTARSLQIGPISLRSPVVLAPMAGVTNVAFRTLCREQELARVGTVSGLYVCEMVTARALVERNAATMHMTTFAPEESPRSLQLYTVDPATTYAAAKMIVDENMADHIDMNFGCPVPKVTRRGGGSALPYKRKLFGQIVAAAVRATENTDIPVTVKFRVGIDDAHHTHLDAGRIAAEEGAAAVALHARTAAQRYSGTADWDQIAALKAHVSGIPVLGNGDIFDADDALRMMAETGCDGVVIGRGCLGRPWLFAELSAAFNGQPRPTPPTLGEIADIIRRHGQLLADHFGEDKGMRDIRKHVAWYLHGLPAGADLRRALALVKTLAELDELLTQLDSDVPFPDCAEGPRGRQGSPGSVVLPEGWLDDPDDCTVPFGADVVNSGG; via the coding sequence ATCAGCGTCGTAAGTCCGGAACGAGACGCCACGCAGACGGCCCGATCTCTCCAGATCGGGCCGATCTCGTTGCGCTCCCCGGTCGTCCTCGCGCCCATGGCGGGTGTGACGAACGTCGCCTTCCGGACGTTGTGCCGCGAGCAGGAACTGGCCCGGGTGGGCACGGTCAGCGGCCTGTACGTCTGTGAGATGGTCACCGCGCGCGCCCTCGTCGAGCGCAATGCCGCGACCATGCACATGACGACGTTCGCGCCCGAGGAGTCGCCCCGCTCGCTGCAGCTTTACACCGTCGACCCGGCCACCACGTACGCTGCGGCCAAGATGATCGTCGACGAGAACATGGCCGACCACATCGACATGAACTTCGGCTGCCCGGTGCCCAAGGTGACGCGCCGCGGCGGCGGTTCGGCCCTGCCCTACAAACGCAAGCTGTTCGGCCAGATCGTCGCGGCCGCCGTGCGCGCGACCGAAAACACTGATATCCCGGTCACCGTGAAATTCCGGGTCGGAATCGACGACGCCCACCACACCCACCTCGATGCCGGCCGTATCGCCGCCGAGGAGGGCGCGGCGGCCGTCGCGCTGCATGCCCGCACCGCCGCGCAGCGTTACTCCGGCACCGCCGACTGGGACCAGATTGCCGCGCTGAAAGCCCACGTCAGCGGCATTCCCGTGCTGGGCAACGGCGACATCTTCGACGCCGATGACGCCCTGCGGATGATGGCCGAGACCGGCTGCGACGGCGTCGTCATCGGCCGCGGCTGCCTGGGCCGGCCCTGGCTGTTCGCCGAACTGTCGGCGGCCTTCAACGGCCAGCCGCGCCCCACCCCGCCGACGCTCGGCGAGATCGCGGACATCATCCGCCGGCACGGCCAACTCCTCGCCGACCACTTCGGCGAGGACAAGGGCATGCGCGACATCCGCAAGCACGTCGCCTGGTACCTGCACGGGCTGCCCGCCGGCGCCGATCTGCGCCGCGCCCTGGCTCTGGTGAAAACCCTGGCCGAGCTCGACGAGCTGCTCACCCAACTGGATTCCGATGTGCCGTTCCCGGACTGCGCAGAGGGCCCGCGAGGCCGGCAGGGGTCGCCGGGTTCCGTGGTGCTGCCCGAAGGCTGGCTGGACGACCCCGACGACTGCACGGTGCCGTTCGGCGCAGACGTGGTCAACTCCGGCGGGTAG